The following DNA comes from Salvia splendens isolate huo1 chromosome 17, SspV2, whole genome shotgun sequence.
GTGTAAAAGTTAGTGTTATGTGTGAAATATTTGTTTATTACAGGAAGAATCGGATTATCCTCTGATCGATCCGTTGCCGTCATATGGAAGTGGAAGAGAAGCTCCAGGGAAAAGGTTTTCCAGTCTCATTgttggcaccaatctaaccgatGTCGTAGTAACTGGTATTTTTATGTTTACAAAAAGTTTAATGAGTTTGAGTCATGTCTTATGCATTAGACACGAAATTAATAGGTTTGGACAACCCgttaaatttattttactattattttaattttgtttattcttTTATCTCAAATTTATACTTTTCGTGTAAATTGTGTTTCATAGTGTGATattcaattttaattgtgtaaatcaTGTTCATGTTGTTATCATGTTGTTATTATGTTATTATGTTTGAAACCTAATTGAAGGTAGTGGGTAATTTAAAAATTAGGTTTTATCAGAATGTAATAATGTAAATTATGTTCATGTTGTTATCGTGTTGTTATCTTTAGATTTGAAGGTAACAGGTTCTATTTGGATAGTCAATTTCCTTCACATGTCAGATTATGTCTTATTAGGTTGGGTCATTACCGACCCGCGTGATTTGCTAAGCTTAGTTTATATTTCCTCCGgcacataaaaatatgtgcactttcattttcgtccgttccataaaaatatgagcatatccatttatggaaagttgtccCCAACTCATTACCCATaaacatcaatttatttacaacttataaaTAACGCTAAGGTCCACCTTTaaatactactctctccgtctcataaCAGTATgcactcttttcctttttagtcagTCCCACAATAGTATGAACTtataacaataatttaattacccttttctttttatccctcttgttttattaattgtgtattaaaattcgtaccaaaccaaaatttgaataaatatgaAATTGTCGTGTGGAGCGCAGGAGGGAATGGAACGATAGACGGGCAGGGCGAAATCTGGTGGAAGAAATTCAAAGCAAAGAAACTGAAACACACTCGCCCATACTTGATCGAAATCCTTCACTCCACACACCTCCAAATCTCCGACCTCACTCTCACCAACTCCCCTTCATGGCACATCCACCCCACCTACTGCTCCAACGTCATCCTCGAGCGCCTCACCATCCTCGCCCCCGTCGACGTCCCCAACACCGACGGCATCAACCCCGACTCCTGCACCGACACCCGCATCCGGGACTCCTACGTCGTCTCCGGCGACGACTGCATCGCCGTCAAGAGCGGCTGGGACCACCACGGCATCAACTATGCCAAGCCCACTCAGCGCCTCAGCATCCGCGGCTTCACCTGCATCTCCCCCAAGAGCGCCCTCATCGCCCTCGGCAGCGAGATGTCCGGCGGCATCCGCGACGTCCGCGCCGAGGGCCTCCGCGCCCTCAACTCCGAGTCCGGGATCCGGATCAAGACGGGAGTCGGGAGGGGCGGATATGTCAAAGACATCTATGTCAGGGACGCGGAGATGTACACGATGAAGTATGTCTTCTGGATGAACGGGGACTACGGGGGCCACCCGGACACTGGGTTCGACCCCAAGGCGCTTCCCGAGATCACTAACATCAATTACAGAGACATGGTGGCGAAGAATGTGAAGATTGTTGGGGCTCTCTCTGGCATAAAAGGGGATGCTTTTACTAATATTTGTATATCGAATGTGACGGTCGCGTTGGAGAATAAGGAGAAGAACAAGGAGAAGAGGTTTTTTATTGGGGAGGAGAAGGGGAAGAAGCTGCCATGGAATTGCACGGATGTTGGAGGGGTGTCGAGTAAGGTGACGCCGAAAGCATGTCCGGAGTTGGTGGAGAAGGAAGTGGACTGCGCCTTCCCAACTGATACTTTGGCTATTGATAAAGTAAAGCTCAATCAATGCTTTGTTAATGTTTAAGGTTGTTaggttttcaatttttcatcaTCTCTCTCTCATCCTCTTTTACTTCATGTAACTAAAATAAAGTATTTTGTCATACTAGTTCACAGTCGCACACCCAATCTTGTTTCTAGTTGTACTTAGGAATGAGAGACAATATATACTATTTTActtccctccgtccatgaaatattgtccaagtttTACTCGACACGGGGttttaaaaatatgaagaaaaataagttgaaaaagttagtgaaataaatgtcccacatttatatattaattttataataaaagtgagtgtaaaaagtgatgctttattagcactaaaaatacttgcaagtatacaaggtagatctaatatagctaaaggtcagtaccgatcgaacacagggaataagattgcaattGTCTATTATATACTAAgtgtcatatactatttagagacacgagattttggtttgatttattaaattagacagaaataaataaataaataaaaacataaaaacaaataatacaaagcaggctaatgaatgtagagttttaggaACCACAATCAAAAGCTAATATCCAAACGACTTCCTTTAATtacggtctctagagttactaagctaTTACACATGTAAAACCATATCTTCTCTCGAAGCATACAATTTGTAGATTGCTACCTAGAACCGAAGTCTCCTTACTAGAACTAATGcaacaactcctaaaagctcctaagataaATTTGCTTCATTCAAAGGCTCAAATCTCTCGATTATATTGGCAAAGACGTCAACCTCTCCTCTTTCAAATTAAACTACTCACTTCTTAGTTATTGTAGTAGAATCCACTTGCATTTATAAGATGGTCAATCAAACAAATGTATAAGCACAAGAGAAATTGAAATAACTATAAGAGCTAGcaaggaaaaataattgaataaataactcAAAATCATAGCATGTTTaccaaaaattccacaaaagatgtttactactcatagacaagtaaaaacaacaaaaagtatCATAcatgaagaaaaacaaaacaaaaacccaaggttgaattaTGCAGTCCTCGGTGTTCTCTTGcttggatctgcagagctccgctccaatggaataTGGAAGAATAATATGTGTAATATGGGATGGAAGAAGTATAGAGATGGAAAATGATTGGAGGCTTTGAGATGGAAGAAGGTGTAGAAATGGAGAAGGATGAGAGACTCTGAgatgaatattatgaattaggttatggggtatatataggcttgaaaatgATTTATAATTGGTAAAAAGTATTCTCCAAGTAATGGGAAAGATGGtaaattcgaattcttcaatTAATATGAGAGATTTGGCAACAATTTCTTTCCTTCCTTAATTTCCGCCTGCTTTTGACTAAACTGCGCAGCGTTCGTAAAATGACCATAATTTTCTCTACATAACTCCGATTTAGATGTTcaaggtatccacgcgaagctctgtcaaagacgaagagaatggtatgtagtaagcactgattggactttaaaatcgctggcagaatgggctcgaacaaaGGATGCTGCACCTTGGCATTttgcacctttttctatctttttctatcatttatcaacaaacacgtcaaaataccaaaatgtataatatacgcaatttaagaacataatttgcaagATTAATATTTAAAACGAGCCAAATCTAGGccttaaaacatgtaaaaactGTGTTTAtcaaaaagttagtggaaagtgaggttcgtttactaaaaatagaaaaaaaaacaaaattgacaACTTTTCACGGACAGGCTAAATGAAAAAACTGTACAACATTTCACGGATGGAAAGAGTAACATTTTACGTGTGTACGACAATACATGAATAAACAATGTTAAATTCATCTTACAACAATATAAATGCATGCACAACTAATGTCGATAACAAGGACAgacaatgtcaacaacaacttACAACaatgttaataaaatataagaaaattattaaattttgaataGATATCCCCTACTATAACAAATATTTTACGTTCATCCCTGATATCAACCACCCCTTACAACAATGTGAATTCAGCCTGAAGCAATATCAAAGTCGTTTCACAAATTACACAAGTAAATTTCATGGTGGTTGTTTCAAACAGAATGAATgtgaaaaacaaacacacacatatgTCAAAACATGCAGTAGAAAAGTCAACAACAAACATTGTTCAATGGCAATATGCATCCTTACTCGGAACCACAATCTCTCTAGTCATTCAAATCATCCTGACGCTTTTTATATTACAGTAATTTCATAACCGAAAtccaaaacacaaacaaataaGCTAAAAATTCATAAATCCTTAACAAACTCTTAACAAATCATAATCACCGAATATTAAATAAGCCAAAATTACAGAAATCGTAAGTCTGATGTATTAATCGAACTAAACAAACTAAAATTTCCAATATATCAAATGACACGATATGACCTATTAATAGTTCAACagtgatattattattttacataTCATAATGTATTCACTGGAGATGATAATCATGGGCTGTAACATTTGGTGCTAGTCTACATTGTAGTGAGAGTTAGTCCAAACTCTTTCACTTAATTATTCAAGTAGTTTGTCAAACGCGTGAGTTTAGCTCCTAAATGATCATAACTGATCTAGATTAGAGAATGAAAGTTGTTATTCAGAATGTCCTCGTGAATACTTGACATCGATGGTGCATGTAGCATATCATGACAAAAGTTTTCGAAAAAAGTACCTAAGGCGGTGCTTGCTAATgaagatttttaaaaataattaaattcatatgatTGGTCTAAGTTGATAAATTTTGGTGTGTTAAAGACAGATGCAATTTATATTTGTGGAAATTGATAAAGATAACTATCTGAACTACCATAAAAGGCTAATTGACTTGCACAATTTGCAAATAGAGTATACAAATACATGCTCCATTTGTCcccaaaaaatagactagttttaccatttgGGTCGTCCATAAAATTAGACAAGTCTAACaatggaaagttttcaacaaataataatctTACCCATCATTTATAATGTAGATCCCATAATCCACTAATATTTCTTCCACTATCTTTTCCcctccctctcttacttttttttatctctttcttactgtaccaattgtacattaaaactcgtgtcattaacaaagttgtctattttttaaggacagagggagtatgtaaGAGCATCTTCAagcatttacactaaactcaaacttattTGGTGTAAATGTCACATCAAATATTGATTTTACCTCAAttatttacattaaactcaaattttaaaaaatattctccatctattacatttttttactcataaaatttgaaaaaattgatTTGGCTTTGCTTGTGTAGCCCAAAAAATGAGTATTCTAAAATGATATTGATTTTAGAGTACTATTGGAGCGAATTGTCTAATTCATTTTAGGTTTTAGATGACCGGAGATAGTTTAAACATGCTCCAGTGCTTCATTTAGGTTATTGATTTCTTTACTAATGCCCCTATTCACTAAGAACacaaaatcataaatatatttCATTAACATATTAGTCTGTCTTAAATGTAAATCACATTCGCATGGTTTTTACCCCCTTGGTTTTATGCACTATGAGTGTTTTATAGACTCAAATTTGGAATTAATTTGCAGGGGTTAAGACAAGAAATCAAGACAGAAATTTCAAGAAATCTTGGCATACGAAGACGGTAAAAATCGCGCTTGCAAGGGGCTcgaaagaaattaaataaaactgGGCCCAAACAATGTATTTAGATAGGTGAAATAAATAGAGTCCAAAACTTGTATTTTActatatttaattggactttgTCCTTTGTTAATATTTGGGTAGGCCCAAAT
Coding sequences within:
- the LOC121774431 gene encoding probable polygalacturonase; this encodes MEKLLTFILLGLVFVSTAESRDHKSFKEQIPYSAINCRKHIAYLTDFGGKGDGVTSNSAAFKAAVANLSKVASDGGALLVVPPGKWLTGSFGLASHFTLYIHQKAVILASQEESDYPLIDPLPSYGSGREAPGKRFSSLIVGTNLTDVVVTGGNGTIDGQGEIWWKKFKAKKLKHTRPYLIEILHSTHLQISDLTLTNSPSWHIHPTYCSNVILERLTILAPVDVPNTDGINPDSCTDTRIRDSYVVSGDDCIAVKSGWDHHGINYAKPTQRLSIRGFTCISPKSALIALGSEMSGGIRDVRAEGLRALNSESGIRIKTGVGRGGYVKDIYVRDAEMYTMKYVFWMNGDYGGHPDTGFDPKALPEITNINYRDMVAKNVKIVGALSGIKGDAFTNICISNVTVALENKEKNKEKRFFIGEEKGKKLPWNCTDVGGVSSKVTPKACPELVEKEVDCAFPTDTLAIDKVKLNQCFVNV